atatgtcaaatgtatcaaaacattttttaatctaatgatcttaaacatgtcacCTAAAAAACTAATATTGAAAAAATTTTGcgaaagaaaattaaaaaggtTAAATGTGCTGTTACTATAGTGGGTGAATACaaaatttaatgtttattaATTTCTGCAACTACCTATAAGTTAATACTTATAACGAACAATCAAATACTTTTGTAGATATTTAAAAGTCTTACCTAACAATTAACATCACCCTGTAGGGCTCCTAAAACTTATGGCTGAGATTAGAagctaaaatatttttcttttttgcttaTACATATTCAAAATATTAGTTTAGTTTGTAACTGAGGCTGTGTAAGGTAAGCCATAAATTTTACGTGAAAGATTAATATGTGGATGTTGGTTGGTTAAACTAGAGCTCACAGAGAGGGGAATCCACATGTATATATTCTATACGTTCTCAGGCATGTTAAGAGTGAATCTGTGATGGGTAGTTAGAGgatcaaaaaaataatcaatagaGTTGAGAAGTGAGTTCTGATACCATATAACTAATTGAGCAAGATGAAGCAAAAGATACTTTGATGATGAAttgatataatatattatatatacgaaaaaaaaaaaggaagtgtCTTCATCAGAAACCTCGTCCTATGGTAGAAACTAACCagaaatcaagaaaaacaaaatattaaacTTCTAAAATAATGGAAACAAAATAACAGCCAATGCAATAAAATAAAGTAGTAACAATAAGGAATAAGTATTCAAAAAGAATGATCTAATTTGACTTGGCACgaagtttaaaataataaagaagatttttCTAATTTgtggttttaaattaaaattatgtcaaaTGTTCTAATACACCCTTTAGTCTTGTGGCCTTAAATATGTCACGTGAAAAGTTGATATTAAAGttttaccaaaaaaagaaaggagaggagaccattctttttgaaacagagAGCAAGTAATTAACAATGTTCTTATAATGCGAGTCTTTCATAACACGCAAGCATCCTTCGAGAGCGTTAATAACACTCAAAGGATCCTTCGGAGGGGAAAAGGCTCTAGAGAGCATTAATAACACGCAAGGACCCTTTGTATGGGAAAAGGCTCGAGAGAGAATCCTTATAAGGCGAAATATCTAAAAAAGTGTTAGTGGGGAGACCATCATATATCGGTAGGATATTGCTTCATTGATGGTGAATGAATGAAGCCAATATAGACACAAATTTACCACTGAAATTTGAACTTCAGAAACATAATGCCAAAAGAGGAAACGTAGCATATGACACAACTATACAGACGAATCTCAGGTTCATCAAGTTATAATTCTTGCAGTGCCATAGGCAAAGAGGGAAAATATAAAAGAGCTAAATTCTCATACAACATATCTACATATGTACCATTTTACAAGAATTTTTCTATGGAGGCCGTCAACGTTGTTTTGGGGACTGCACCAATGACTGCATCTTTCTTCTCTCCATCCTTGAAAATTATGACGGTTGGGATACTTCGAATCCCATATCTGGTCGCTATGCCAGGACTTTCATCCGTGTTCACCTTGAAGAATTTAAACTTGCCAGCAAATTCCTGTGATAGTTCATCAATAACAGGGTGAATCATTCGGCATGGACCACACCATGGAGCCCAAAATTCAACCAGAACGGGTAGATCAGACCCCATAACAAGAGTCTCCCATGTTTGATCATTAACACCAGGCACTGCATTGTACAACAAACATGTTAAATAAACTAAGAAGCTGATCAAATTGTTGGAGATACTACTAAAGCAATGGTTTTAGCTGTGTACTTCATGCTAATGCCTCAGCCATGAAATATTAGAACATAAGAAACTGATGCATCATATTTGTTATTACTCTTTGTAATTAGACAGAGGGCTGGCAATGAATATTTAACAAGAAGGAATATCATTTTTCTAACTAGGAGTAGGATGATTCATATTACAATTCCAACACTCGCATTCTCACACAATAAGTATGAGCCATTCATCCCCTTTTTGGTGAAGAATGAAAGGAAGGATGGCATGAAACAAACCATACTGATTCCTATGATCTGAAATTAGTTCCACAATGTTAGGGAGAAAGCAGATATTAGAACGTATATGGAATAATTGCTTTTACTAGAATAGTAATGTACCTCATAGGAGTTCAAATATTTAACAGCAAATGAAGTTCAAAGCAATACTAGCTTGGGTAGGTTTTACTCGCCTTTACCTTCTCCACAAATATGTACCCATTCCACGTTAATGGATTTACTTCAATTCTTTTACAAGCATCAGGTAATTCTAGTTTATGTTgcttggattcttcaaaaatatcgACAAGTGTGTGtcagatcctccaaaagtagtagCATTGTTGAAGGATTTGACACAGGTACGACAACAATTTTAGAGAGTTTGAACAACATGGATTCCAGTTGTCTTTCCACTCATTTGATTTCCGCATTGTTCATGAAAACTTGATTTACTCTTTAATGTGCAGTTGAATAATCAACTTGAATGTCCTGGAACTGACTGTTCGCTCAAATTTAAAATTGCATGATAATCTAGTTGACAATCGCAGCAGTAGATGGCTGAATTTCTTTGAATGGTGAAAGCAAGACTACTCTGCCACATGGGTGGATCATATGTAAAGGGGTACAAAGTACAAGGGTCAAAACATTTGATTTTAACTATGAATTcacttaaaaaattttaaaagaaaaatttatttatgagAAAACTACACAAAGAAAACTATAAGTAAACATAGCTAACAATTTAAAACAACAAACAATAACACCATGCCCAATGTAGGAGGATAAAGTGTCCGCTACCATATCCCTACAACATgttggaggtagagaggttggtTCCGAAAGATCGTTTGCTCAAGTAATGCACATGAAAAGCagtttaaaaagataaatacagAAGTAAAAAGGACATCAAATATTAGGGAAACATTCAGAAACAacgaataataacaatagtcaAATAATGCAATAAGTGAAGCACAGAAAATAACGGAGAGTAACAGCAATCACAGAACAAGAAACTACGAGAATAATGCTACTACGACTGGTATTAACGTAGAAAAACAGGTATAGTACACCAAGCCCATCCAGCTGGAAAGCTGGACAATACTCAACTTGAATTCGTAAAGTTCAAATCCTGAATTAATTTTGCTTTGCCACTTGCAATTGAGtgttttaatcatttttttggcTCATCATTTAAGCTTAAGAAAAAAGACCCAAATATCTCAAACTATAGGCAACTCAAGTAGCTAAATATGAAATAATCACCTAGAACGGCAGTATCCTGAGCTTCACAGACGATTCTTCCTCCTCTACGTTGAACAGATTTTGTAAATGAGTTAAAGGACACTGATGAACGAGTCGATTGGATCTTAAGACCATTGAATACAGAGAATTTAATAGAGGACCGGCGACCGGAAACAGGAGCTAACGATGCTGACGACGGCAAAGCAGCAGCAGCAGTGGCGGCGGCGGCACGAGGAACGGCGATAGTTTCCAGCAAACCAGCCATGGCAGAGTGGATAGATTTGTGTGGCTGAATCTGAGTGGAGTGAAGTTTGTGTGATTTTTTTCAGAGTATTCGTTTTGGGTTATTGTTGATAAAATGGATGAGGTGATAAATGTGTGTTTGTTGATGATTGTATGAGGAGCTGGTGTTCAAGCAGTACACGTGTCACTTTCACTTCACTTTTGGACTTCTAAACTAAGATAAGAATATTTTTGgggaaaatttcataaatagtgGAATTATtgtctatttttatatataaaaaaatcttcaaaataGTTTTACCAAACTAAAGTTGACTaatatttaaagttaaattgaattagaataattcaaaattttaatgctcgaaaattatatgaaaattattataaattataattttttaattataaagaaaaaatatatcaaaattcatgTACTTTGTCTTTTGAAAAGTCGAAatgatatatatttaattttgtgtTATAATTATATCGATAACTTATccgattttaatattatattgtgaaattttttttataagaatagatgatttaatAGTATACAACATAACAATCTTTACATGAAGTGGGTAAACATTAGAagtatattggatttaaatccgtaaattaatttagactatattaaattctaGAAAATAGTCtaaatgatgtggcaatccaagtcaaataaatgatccaCTAAAAGCACATCATTGGAGGAGTGAAAGCCACTTGACTGGTTGGAGAGGAGCGAAAAGCCAGGATGGCACGCCCCCTCGGGACTACCAGTAGCTTCGGTTGTTGAATCGCTGCTGAGTCGTCGGACTTATCCACCAAGGGATTAGTCCGTTAGGTCTTTTCGGTCCGGAGcctgtcaaagttatgtggcaatccaagtcaaattaaatgagccagtaaaatcacaccacgtgtcaaagttatatgacaatccaagtcaaattaaatgagccattagaataatgtcatgtgccaaaattatgtggcaatccaagtcaaattaaataagccactaaaatcatgtcacgtgtcgaagttatatggcaatctaagtcaaattaaatgagccactagaataatgtcacgtgtatatgtgacatgttctgaccaatcaaattaaagttcttgatcaaagaaatctgattggtcagttcaaatcaacgaatcaaatcacaccctcataccactctctacaactataaataggggccctcattattctcagaggACAGTTtgaaaagaacaagaagcaagaagagagctcgtggatcaaaggccacaaattttctacaaagctacaaagttcaagtaatcaaattcaagctcaagttcaagatcaagaacgaagaaaaatatcaagaagttcaagatcaagttacttgttcatatttattattcgtcataaccatacaagtgttcgtgaagaataattcaaatccaaatttgaagacgaagattcaagatcaagttattcaatcccttgactctaaatcaaattcaagttcaacatattccatattatttgaagaatcggaggattatcatagagattgtaacttgcatacattttgaaatcaaatattattctttgttactccaatttttcggtcttgattatttatttttctcggcccaaaaatttgttgtttacagaGTGCAAAAACGATGATGGGTAATTTTTCACTTGCAAATTCACTATGTCGATACTTGTAGAATCATCGGTCTTGAATTTTTAGCATTCGAAACTAAAGATTTCAACTCACTCTATTCACAAAAGACTAACATAATTCTTAAActtctctctttcctttttctcCTTTGTGCTCAAATTGGGTATATTCACTTGTAATTGTTGAAGGTGGAAGCCCATGTCATACCTATAAGGTGGGTGCATTGTCGAGGTTAGTGACGCACTGAAAAATTCTGTCATATCTTCTGACTTCATAGGCATTCAGATTTCTGCTAAGAATAATATAGCGTGAGTTATTGCTTCTGTTATGATCTTCAGATTAATTTCTGCCTATTCAAGAATGAGAGAATAATTAGACTAAATAAGTGTCTAGCAATACAGAGAACTTAAGACCATTAATGATATTTATGATaagaaaaatatcataaatttgcAATTCCTCTAATTATGATGAAAAGATATATCAAAGTTCATGcaatttgactctcaaaaaaGCGAAATGTGATAATTGTTTTGATGAATTTAATTGAAATAAGATAGTATTCCTTTTAGTTAAAATAAGTGcaaattatttctaattttatttgatttcctTTTCTTATAAAGTTAAGTAAATATGTGCATATATAGTTTGCAACCTCTATTCATAAGGAGATCAAAAATTTACTTCGAAATTATATTAACGCGATTCACTTTTGATGGTTTGTCTGTCATATCATATAAATGTGTGTTTTTGTTTTGTAGTAACataactttttcttttatattttaatgaaaatgttCGAATTCTAATATTTTTGGTGATAACTATATATTGAATTCTAAAATGGTTATAAGCTTAccaacatgggttgtggtgtagTGATGAGACTGTTTTACCCTTAATGATAGGTTTCGTGTTCGAGTCCTAAGTATGGAGAAAATCATGTTCGGAGCACCACCCCTGAATAGGCCCTGCAATGTTTGATCAGAATTTAGTCGGAGCAGTATAGACGCCAAACACAAtatggaaaaccaaaaaaaaataaaaatcaaagctTACATTAAGacaattgattaaaaaaaattgtaagcTTTGACAAGACATTAGCCAACACCCTTACGAAGAGGCTTTCAAGTATGACTTTCGATAGAAGTCATATAGTACATGAACACATTATAGAGATTTTGAATCATTTCTTATGCATTTTATTATTAAGTTCTTTTATGCGGAATATGAGCCGTTCAAGATATCTTACAATGATAAGTGATCAATCAATTAACTTTTGACTATGTGTGTTCATGAAGAGGAGAGGTTAAAGCATGAAATGCCTAAAACTATTTATTTGGTGACTCGTCGATTATGAAATGCAAAGAAGGGTAGAAGTTTTCCTATGAAAATAAACATGTTAGGAAAAAAAATGACAAcgggatttttttttaatctgaaatacaaaaaaaaaaaaaaaaactttggaGAATTATGTTTTACTATCTTCATTATATCAAATACTAAacggaaaagggcctaaaatactTCCGAACAATTGAAACTTGTACAAAAATGCCCATCAaccatctattgggcctaaaatgcccttaacaTCCATCCACCTTTAAgtccaaaaatgacattttctttaatggaaaaggatatttttggtccaatagatggatgagggcatttttgtaccatttccaatagttcgagggcattttaggccctttcaacagaattttaattaaataatttgaataatttttttaaacatgtgACGGTCATCTATTTGttactatttaattatttaaaattaattataaattgaaatttatttaacagaattttaattaaataatttgaataattttttaaatacgtggcggtcatctattggttaaaaatttaattatttaaaattaattataaatcaaaatttatttaacagaattttaattaaataatttgaataattttttaaaatacgtggcggtcatctattggttacaatttaattatttaaaattaactaatctattggttataatttaattatttaaaattaattataaatcaaaatttatttaacagaattttaattaaataattttttaaacacgtggtggtcatctattggttacaatttaattatttaaaattaattataaattaaaatttatttaacagaaatttaattaaataatttgaataattttttttttaaatacgtGGCAATCATCTATTAGttacaattttattatttaaaattaattataaatcaaaatttatttagcataattttaattatggaaaagggcctaaaagGCCCTCgaattattgaaaatggtacaaaaataccTTCATCCATTTATTGGGcctaaaatatcttttttcgTTAAAGAAAAGGTTGTTTTTGGACTTAAAGGCGGATGTTAAgagcattttaggcccaatagatggatgagggACATTTTTATACTATTTCCAATAGTTCGGGGGTATTTTAGGCTCTTTTCTAAATACTAAAATCATATTTGATATTAtgctatgtataactaatacatgataAGTTATGATATTAGCAATACAATGGTTCTTAATGCATAAAATAACTGTCCTGAAAAaccttcattcacatcatttcCATCGCATTTGTGGAAGATATTTTTAAACAAATTCAATAATGTATATGAAATAATCCCAGCATAATTAATACTTAGTTAACTAATATCAAGATCACCGATATACCTTATTAAACATTATTCTTATACACCGTAAGTTTTTTAGACACTCAGATTAGGACATTAATGTATACCGTTGCAAAGCTCCCCTTTTCCTTGCTTATAATGTCATTGTATAAACTGTTTGACCAAACTTTAAAATGggaaaaataaatgattttgaatAATAGCAAAACAGTTTTCCGAAGCTAAAAcgttctttttttctctagaattttttttttttgaaaacgcACAAATTATTCTTATAATATTGATAAAGGTATTTCTCAAATTGATTAGTCAAATAGAAAATGCTGCTCTCCAAAGATTCTTTCCAAAAAAcacttcaaaataatttattttttttgaaaatttaaccaaacagGCTATATGTTGCTATTAAAATGCAGATACTTGGCTCTAGTGAGTTCTTATATTATGTCTGTAGACAAAGCCAGAAACAAAAGATGGAAATCTTGAACAAGCTAACAATCTTGATACCAACAGTTAACAAAAAGTTTACTTGATCAATTAGTTGAAATGAAAAACTATGTCATAGCAGCCATATACAAATTATCACCCAAAAACATGGGACACTCTGCTGCATGATACAAGTCTGAAAACTAGTTTGTCAACATTAGGTGTATAACAGTATTGAAGTCTATATATGGTCAGCAGTCTATCTCAACAGAAGTTACTCCGGTTGACGCCTTTTCTGCCAAGGGAAGAAACTTATCGCAATCCTTGGAACCAATCTTTGTAAATGCATCTACGAGTATCTGGATGAATCCCGCCAACATGGTTTTGAAACTCTTAGAACAACTTTTGTCACCACCCTCACCACCATCCTCAAGAGCACACCCTCTAACAAGGCTACCTACACGAGCACCTTCCATATAAGCTTTACATGCCACAAGAATATCTTGACAACCCTGAAAGTAATGCCCTACAACAAAATCCTCGAAGTGCTGTAGCAAGAAAGCAGGATGTTCAAATTAGTAGTAGTTGATTTAGAACCAAAAGCACAAGAGAACCAGTGTCGCATCAAGAAAATGGGGAGAACTTCCCCTAGGGTCACTGAACTTTATAACTTTATCCACTAGAACAGTAAAGTCAAAAAAGTACTTCTTTGTCACATTAAAGGAACTAAATTTTACTCACTAAAACCGTGTGAACACAAAACTTTACGAAGTATAACATTAAAGTCACCTTGACGACTAAGTTTTGTTGTTATAAGGAAAAGTCTAATGACTAGAGTGTTATAATGGTGAAGTTCAGCATCTCTATTGACAAAATAGTCGTGACTTCATTATTGTTATAGGGGATAAAGTTTAGTCACTTTGTTGTTACAATGTTAAAGGTTCAGTTACTTTAATCAGACGTTAAAATTTAGTTTTGTAACTTAAATGTTCCAACAGATAAATCCCCATGAAAAAAACATCGCAAAGCATAATTGAGAAGTTAATTCAGTTATAGATGGTCATGAACGACATACCTGTGGTGGTCGCCTCATACAATAGACCATTGTCTTTAGATTAAAAATGTAAGTGTCCTCATTATAGTGCAGTGAGCTTTGTTCCCCTATGGCTGAGCCACTCATCTTAGCATATCCAGGCTCATTGAAATAGGGCTTTGCATTCAATATTAGCCCTTGTATGGAAACCAAAACTTGCAGCATAGTTGATTCACCAGGGATCCATTTCTCCTTCCCTCTACCACCCCAAGTGTTAAGAAGGCTCAGGCATACTTTTCCACACTCATACAAGTTTGGATTGATACGAAGGCCAAAAGAATGGTAGTGTACATGCTGGCAGCAATAATTAGCAACGTGTTAGGCTTGAGGttagaaaagggaaaaaatagaACAGTTCCACAGATAAATTGAGGCATCTTAGGAGAAAAAGAAGGCAAAAGTAAAGTAGTCAGAGAAGAAATGAGACGCATACCGGTGGAACATTGGGATAGTTGCTAGGGAAGAAAAcgtcaaaaaagaaaaggccATCATGGTACggagttccatcagctccaataaTCACTGCCCTCAACAGATCCATTCTTGTTTCATACACCCGGACAAATATGGTATCTGCTCATGAACAGGCACTCAGATGAGTATGGTTATATAAAATAACAAGCAGGTTTTTATCGCTAATCACATTATGAGCTCCTCAGAAATTCATTACTTGAACAAATTTTGTAAGCATGTATGTCAAATTTCAATAACTTGATGACAAAGACAAGCATCACAGATCAGGTAGGAATGCTATGAAAGACTGGAAAATTTGCTCATGTTACCAGGAAGATCTTTCTCCAGTATCTTCCATTCCTCCTGTATCCTCTTGGCACAACTCTTAGAGGCCTAGATAAAGTAACAAACATTTAGGAATAAGATAATGAACAACTAATCAAAACTATCAACCACCTACTTTCAGTTAAACCAACCTGGTTGTCATGAGGTGCAAGTTTAGAAAAATAATGGCCTGAATGATCTTGAACAGTatcaaattttttgaaaagaCGGAAATTCTTCAGGCTTTCACCTAAATCTCTATGCTGTTCCTTACTAGAAGCTGATTCACATTGGAGGGATAGACTTGCACTGTTATGCGGGCCATGTGTCCAGAGTTCATGATCCATTTCCTGATGGAAAAAGTGCATAGCACCTGGTGCAAGAACAGATCCCGAAGAAAGCTGTTCCTGAGGAAAAAAGTTCATAGCATCTGGTGGGAGAATATATCCTGGATGAACCTGTTCCAGTGGAAGAGAGTTCATACCACCTGGTGCAAGCATAAACCCTGGATGAACCTGATGCAGAGGGAGAGGGTTCATAGCACCTGGTGCAAGCATAAACCCTGAAGAAGCTTGAGCAGTTGGCATATTGAGGGGTAAATTCATCCAACCAGGCATTGGTGCAGGTACAAAGTGAGCTGTAGGGAAATAAGATGCACCAGGAATAGATGGAGTATGCCAACTATGAGAGACTGTTCCAGGGGATAAATGGATCTTCCTTCTAAGACGAGGCC
This sequence is a window from Solanum dulcamara chromosome 10, daSolDulc1.2, whole genome shotgun sequence. Protein-coding genes within it:
- the LOC129871094 gene encoding uncharacterized protein LOC129871094, which gives rise to MAGLLETIAVPRAAAATAAAALPSSASLAPVSGRRSSIKFSVFNGLKIQSTRSSVSFNSFTKSVQRRGGRIVCEAQDTAVLVPGVNDQTWETLVMGSDLPVLVEFWAPWCGPCRMIHPVIDELSQEFAGKFKFFKVNTDESPGIATRYGIRSIPTVIIFKDGEKKDAVIGAVPKTTLTASIEKFL
- the LOC129870854 gene encoding uncharacterized protein LOC129870854 isoform X1 → MELPPSRYISQNSKKRVFPGGSSIDAQVEEVSPPINWISKSESAKQKEPIHHEVIDLDMKGGDNDVIFIDGNSESSGKGKEIFLELSLGCGGSANSVGPSKVQSSKKHCPSELDEVPADLFYEDDLSMDMYFNDLAHNDCAILQSHFDHMDIPPGVEVPIPWMSGFAKAKMASTTTSTSSTSKAPSSPFGRETPEVLMYQSPSWYDLNHVFKPTPFQLSSSTLGPAVVKSKFSAKGNSKGISFKEQNGSANVSPGAEKSFNFQGPRLRRKIHLSPGTVSHSWHTPSIPGASYFPTAHFVPAPMPGWMNLPLNMPTAQASSGFMLAPGAMNPLPLHQVHPGFMLAPGGMNSLPLEQVHPGYILPPDAMNFFPQEQLSSGSVLAPGAMHFFHQEMDHELWTHGPHNSASLSLQCESASSKEQHRDLGESLKNFRLFKKFDTVQDHSGHYFSKLAPHDNQASKSCAKRIQEEWKILEKDLPDTIFVRVYETRMDLLRAVIIGADGTPYHDGLFFFDVFFPSNYPNVPPHVHYHSFGLRINPNLYECGKVCLSLLNTWGGRGKEKWIPGESTMLQVLVSIQGLILNAKPYFNEPGYAKMSGSAIGEQSSLHYNEDTYIFNLKTMVYCMRRPPQHFEDFVVGHYFQGCQDILVACKAYMEGARVGSLVRGCALEDGGEGGDKSCSKSFKTMLAGFIQILVDAFTKIGSKDCDKFLPLAEKASTGVTSVEIDC
- the LOC129870854 gene encoding uncharacterized protein LOC129870854 isoform X2, producing MKGGDNDVIFIDGNSESSGKGKEIFLELSLGCGGSANSVGPSKVQSSKKHCPSELDEVPADLFYEDDLSMDMYFNDLAHNDCAILQSHFDHMDIPPGVEVPIPWMSGFAKAKMASTTTSTSSTSKAPSSPFGRETPEVLMYQSPSWYDLNHVFKPTPFQLSSSTLGPAVVKSKFSAKGNSKGISFKEQNGSANVSPGAEKSFNFQGPRLRRKIHLSPGTVSHSWHTPSIPGASYFPTAHFVPAPMPGWMNLPLNMPTAQASSGFMLAPGAMNPLPLHQVHPGFMLAPGGMNSLPLEQVHPGYILPPDAMNFFPQEQLSSGSVLAPGAMHFFHQEMDHELWTHGPHNSASLSLQCESASSKEQHRDLGESLKNFRLFKKFDTVQDHSGHYFSKLAPHDNQASKSCAKRIQEEWKILEKDLPDTIFVRVYETRMDLLRAVIIGADGTPYHDGLFFFDVFFPSNYPNVPPHVHYHSFGLRINPNLYECGKVCLSLLNTWGGRGKEKWIPGESTMLQVLVSIQGLILNAKPYFNEPGYAKMSGSAIGEQSSLHYNEDTYIFNLKTMVYCMRRPPQHFEDFVVGHYFQGCQDILVACKAYMEGARVGSLVRGCALEDGGEGGDKSCSKSFKTMLAGFIQILVDAFTKIGSKDCDKFLPLAEKASTGVTSVEIDC